A genomic segment from Propionibacteriaceae bacterium ZF39 encodes:
- a CDS encoding DUF1992 domain-containing protein, with protein sequence MNAEERPPDGEEQPKPRRWRKWPPGIVFEGWIDRQIREAIERGEFDNLPGAGKPIPNLDDNDENWWIKSKLEREGIKAPLPNALALRREVEEIQRALADVRSETEAREIIDDLNARVRELYLHRDRGPLIVVRTVAVEPTIQEWRRRSGG encoded by the coding sequence ATGAACGCCGAGGAACGCCCGCCGGACGGTGAGGAGCAACCAAAGCCCCGCCGCTGGCGCAAGTGGCCTCCGGGGATCGTGTTCGAAGGCTGGATCGACCGGCAGATCCGGGAGGCCATCGAGCGCGGAGAGTTCGACAACCTCCCCGGCGCCGGCAAGCCGATCCCCAACCTCGACGACAACGACGAGAACTGGTGGATCAAGTCGAAGCTCGAGCGTGAGGGCATCAAGGCCCCGCTGCCCAACGCGCTGGCACTCCGACGGGAAGTCGAGGAGATCCAGCGCGCGCTCGCGGATGTGCGTTCCGAGACCGAGGCCCGCGAGATCATCGATGACCTCAATGCCCGCGTACGCGAGCTCTATCTCCACCGCGACCGCGGTCCGCTGATTGTCGTGCGGACGGTGGCCGTCGAGCCGACCATCCAGGAGTGGCGCCGCCGATCCGGTGGCTGA
- a CDS encoding amidohydrolase family protein, producing MYKDRLVLDVHGHVSAPNAAYNVLMNMMGMNTPIPSPIPNRDAKRGATYEAFEESAAKHIAYIDERGIDVQVLGPRPYMQFGWIEPHLTPAWTRYVNDMIQQQVDMYPDRFVGACQLPMISWEKDTQHCVAELEHCVNERGFVAAYASPDASGRREQPGMDSEWWYPIYEACESLDVPIIVHGTNTLDPRFRGIRANYQLAFLTEQYLAGQFLALSDVFERFPKLRVIICHCGGALNRFAPTDPHISQRDLSENLFYDSCGYDLTFLEAAIKQRSVPQMVFGTEAPGSGNHVRPDTGRTCDDLIPVLDSFDFLTDEDRIAILHDNPLKVVPGFAKAGRMQQAQQN from the coding sequence ATGTACAAGGATCGCCTCGTCCTCGACGTCCACGGGCACGTATCGGCGCCGAACGCCGCCTACAACGTCCTCATGAACATGATGGGCATGAACACGCCCATCCCCAGCCCCATCCCCAACCGCGACGCCAAGCGTGGCGCGACCTATGAGGCCTTCGAGGAGTCGGCGGCCAAGCACATCGCCTACATCGACGAGCGCGGCATCGACGTCCAGGTGCTCGGCCCGCGGCCCTACATGCAGTTCGGTTGGATCGAACCCCACCTGACCCCGGCCTGGACCCGCTACGTCAACGACATGATCCAGCAGCAGGTCGACATGTATCCCGACCGCTTCGTCGGCGCCTGCCAGCTGCCGATGATCAGCTGGGAGAAAGACACCCAGCACTGTGTCGCCGAGCTCGAGCACTGTGTCAACGAGCGCGGGTTCGTCGCGGCGTACGCCTCCCCGGACGCCTCCGGCCGACGGGAGCAGCCGGGCATGGACAGCGAGTGGTGGTACCCGATCTATGAGGCGTGCGAATCCCTCGATGTGCCGATCATCGTCCACGGCACCAACACCCTCGATCCGCGTTTCCGAGGCATCCGCGCCAACTACCAGCTCGCGTTCCTGACCGAGCAATACCTGGCCGGGCAGTTCCTCGCGCTCAGCGACGTGTTCGAGCGCTTCCCGAAGCTGCGAGTGATCATCTGCCACTGCGGCGGCGCGCTCAACCGCTTCGCCCCAACCGATCCGCACATCTCGCAGCGCGACCTCAGCGAGAACCTCTTCTATGACTCCTGCGGCTATGACCTGACCTTCCTGGAGGCCGCGATCAAGCAGCGCAGCGTGCCCCAGATGGTCTTCGGCACCGAGGCTCCCGGCTCGGGCAACCACGTTCGCCCGGACACGGGGCGCACCTGCGACGACCTCATCCCCGTTCTCGACTCGTTCGACTTCCTGACCGACGAGGACCGCATCGCGATCCTCCACGACAACCCGCTGAAGGTCGTGCCCGGCTTCGCCAAGGCCGGCCGGATGCAGCAGGCCCAGCAGAACTGA
- a CDS encoding IclR family transcriptional regulator — MSVLSKAAEVVEAIGNEKHPIRLGDLATVLDMPKSSLHRLLVEMVTQGVLRTDGEGAYSLGPRLIRWGSLAADSFDLRAISLPTMLALRDSTQETVNLYVPVDTNRVCIASEPGNRALQHNPMLGMARPAGLGAAGKLVMAYASGRGRERIRAAVAQTLPTDSELDVLRAQRFAISREDMEPGLVVVGAPILMGDHLVGVLALAGVTAIMTPAHVDDLIPQLLVACAEISQALETGTPRTPAYARAL, encoded by the coding sequence ATGTCGGTCCTGAGCAAGGCCGCCGAGGTCGTCGAAGCCATCGGCAACGAAAAGCACCCGATCCGACTCGGGGATCTGGCGACCGTCCTCGACATGCCCAAGTCATCCCTGCATCGACTTCTCGTCGAAATGGTGACCCAGGGTGTGCTGCGCACCGATGGTGAAGGTGCCTACAGTCTCGGGCCGCGCCTCATCCGCTGGGGTTCCCTCGCCGCCGATTCCTTCGACCTGCGCGCCATTTCCCTGCCGACCATGCTCGCGCTCCGAGACTCGACCCAGGAGACCGTCAACCTCTATGTGCCGGTCGACACCAACCGGGTCTGCATCGCCAGTGAACCCGGCAATCGCGCCCTGCAACACAATCCGATGCTCGGAATGGCCCGTCCCGCGGGCCTCGGAGCGGCCGGGAAGCTCGTGATGGCGTACGCCTCCGGCCGCGGCCGCGAACGCATCCGTGCCGCTGTCGCCCAGACCTTGCCGACCGACTCCGAGCTCGATGTCCTCCGCGCCCAGCGCTTCGCGATCTCCCGCGAGGACATGGAGCCGGGCCTCGTCGTCGTCGGCGCGCCCATCCTCATGGGCGACCACCTGGTCGGCGTACTCGCCCTGGCCGGCGTCACCGCCATCATGACCCCTGCCCACGTGGACGATCTGATCCCGCAATTGCTGGTCGCCTGCGCCGAGATCTCCCAGGCGCTGGAGACGGGTACGCCCCGCACCCCGGCGTACGCCCGCGCTCTCTGA
- a CDS encoding Rieske 2Fe-2S domain-containing protein, with product MLSAADNELLTRTGPGTPMGDLIRRFWIPALLASEVAEPGGAPVRVSLLGEKLVAFRSPDGSVGLLEARCPHRHASLFWGRNEEGGIRCVYHGWKFASDGQCLEMPAEPEDSSYRERVRAVAYPTHEAAGIIWAYLGPAELKPEFPDFEFARLPEGHFHASKRLQRCNYFQNVEGELDSAHVQFLHRTFGGYEAHGRVSLKSMDETENPVYTIEESGAGLMCVAERPYPQGGAYWRVTPFLMPTFTMVPSMVEAHNTFTAAIPIDDVSSWGFTITWRPERPFDEADWERDLGGLTLHVKVDPETFIPERNRENNFLIDREAQHTTNFTGIMGTRNQDLPVQEDQDGAICDRTTEHLGTTDRAIVAARRLMLRSAKSLQKGTEPPQAQNSAAYNMRSFSGPGTADQGWRELWETAQPKSTQPVS from the coding sequence ATGCTGAGTGCTGCCGACAACGAACTCCTGACCCGGACCGGTCCGGGTACGCCCATGGGCGACCTGATCCGTCGCTTCTGGATTCCGGCGCTGCTCGCGTCCGAGGTCGCCGAGCCCGGTGGCGCGCCCGTGCGCGTCTCGCTGCTGGGGGAGAAGCTGGTGGCGTTCCGCTCGCCCGATGGGTCGGTCGGCCTGCTCGAGGCGCGCTGCCCGCACCGGCACGCGTCGCTGTTCTGGGGCCGCAACGAGGAGGGCGGCATCCGCTGCGTCTATCACGGCTGGAAGTTCGCATCTGACGGCCAGTGCCTGGAGATGCCGGCCGAGCCGGAGGATTCGTCCTATCGCGAGCGGGTGCGTGCGGTGGCGTACCCCACGCATGAGGCCGCCGGGATCATCTGGGCCTATCTGGGCCCGGCCGAGCTGAAGCCGGAGTTCCCCGATTTCGAGTTCGCCCGCCTGCCCGAGGGCCACTTCCACGCCTCGAAGCGGCTGCAGCGCTGCAACTATTTCCAGAACGTCGAGGGTGAGCTCGACTCGGCCCATGTGCAGTTCCTGCACCGCACGTTCGGCGGATATGAGGCCCACGGGCGCGTGTCGCTGAAGTCGATGGACGAGACCGAGAATCCCGTCTACACCATCGAGGAGAGCGGTGCGGGGCTCATGTGTGTGGCCGAGCGCCCCTATCCGCAGGGCGGGGCGTACTGGCGGGTGACGCCGTTCCTGATGCCGACCTTCACGATGGTCCCGTCGATGGTCGAGGCCCACAACACGTTCACCGCGGCCATCCCGATCGACGATGTGTCGTCGTGGGGCTTCACGATCACGTGGCGGCCGGAGCGGCCGTTCGACGAGGCCGACTGGGAGCGTGACCTGGGCGGGCTGACCCTGCACGTGAAGGTGGACCCGGAGACGTTCATCCCCGAGCGCAACCGCGAGAACAACTTTCTCATCGACCGCGAGGCCCAGCACACCACCAACTTCACCGGGATCATGGGCACCCGCAACCAGGACCTCCCGGTGCAGGAGGACCAGGACGGCGCGATCTGTGACCGCACGACCGAACATCTCGGGACCACCGACCGCGCGATCGTGGCCGCCCGCCGGCTGATGCTGCGCTCGGCGAAGTCGCTGCAGAAGGGCACCGAACCGCCGCAGGCGCAGAACTCCGCGGCCTACAACATGCGCTCGTTCTCCGGGCCCGGCACCGCCGACCAGGGCTGGCGTGAGCTGTGGGAGACAGCCCAGCCCAAGTCCACCCAGCCGGTTTCCTGA
- a CDS encoding RraA family protein — MTSELERLSALDTCVVSDALDHMGINGATTGIRPMWGMPAIVGRARTVDVVDAAQAGDSKGRHMATQTVVAAGEEDIIVIANRGRTNVSCWGDILTASAQQRGIRGVVIDGACRDVPELAKAEFPAYARAGVPVTARGRIVDRGSDVPINFDGVRVNPGDYVIADASGVVFVPADRITEVLESAERLAARQEAMLAAVRGGASVVEVMHDTQFTTALAGKPGK; from the coding sequence ATGACTTCTGAACTGGAGCGACTGAGCGCGCTCGACACCTGCGTCGTCTCGGACGCGCTCGACCACATGGGCATCAACGGCGCCACGACCGGCATCCGGCCGATGTGGGGCATGCCCGCCATCGTCGGTCGGGCCCGCACGGTCGATGTGGTCGACGCCGCCCAGGCGGGCGACTCGAAGGGCCGCCACATGGCGACCCAGACCGTCGTCGCCGCGGGGGAGGAGGACATCATCGTCATCGCCAACCGTGGCCGCACCAACGTGTCCTGCTGGGGCGACATCCTCACTGCCTCCGCGCAGCAGCGCGGTATCCGCGGCGTCGTCATCGACGGTGCCTGCCGCGACGTCCCGGAACTCGCCAAGGCGGAATTCCCGGCGTACGCCAGGGCCGGCGTACCCGTCACGGCACGGGGTCGCATCGTCGACCGCGGCAGCGATGTGCCGATCAATTTCGACGGCGTCCGGGTCAATCCCGGTGACTATGTGATCGCCGATGCGTCGGGCGTGGTCTTCGTGCCGGCGGACCGGATCACCGAGGTCCTTGAGTCCGCCGAGCGCCTGGCCGCGCGCCAGGAAGCCATGCTCGCCGCCGTCCGCGGCGGTGCCTCCGTCGTCGAGGTCATGCACGACACGCAGTTCACGACCGCGCTCGCCGGCAAGCCGGGCAAGTGA
- a CDS encoding helix-turn-helix domain-containing protein, translating to MTSKVTKLEENGRSVLGRVFVILECFTLDQPEQTISDLCDQTGLPPATVHRILANLIEWEAVERTSRGCYRLGHRMWRIGAGVPSVHNWRTVARPTLIDLHKETGAMTALSNREGDVMILVDIFGGHQAVEAWTPSRPIGLPNCASGRVLLAFGDNASADEILNRLPADRAFELRRHLADVRRMGFSIVRHHGATWLASPVFDQNGRVEVALAMRVVGELGDPAALALRLVEAARQVSRDLGWRGDRRRDRGRVGLDQGTRRYA from the coding sequence ATGACGAGCAAAGTGACCAAGCTGGAAGAGAACGGTCGGTCGGTTCTGGGACGGGTCTTCGTGATCCTGGAGTGCTTCACTCTCGACCAGCCCGAGCAGACCATCTCCGATCTGTGTGATCAGACGGGACTTCCGCCGGCCACCGTGCATCGCATCCTCGCCAACCTCATCGAGTGGGAGGCCGTCGAGCGGACCTCTCGCGGCTGCTATCGACTCGGCCACCGCATGTGGCGAATCGGTGCCGGCGTCCCCAGCGTGCACAACTGGCGCACGGTGGCCCGCCCCACGCTGATCGACCTCCACAAGGAGACCGGCGCGATGACCGCACTCAGCAACCGCGAGGGCGATGTCATGATTCTCGTCGACATCTTCGGCGGTCACCAGGCCGTCGAGGCGTGGACCCCGAGCCGCCCCATCGGTCTCCCGAACTGCGCCTCCGGTCGCGTCCTCCTCGCCTTCGGTGACAACGCCTCCGCCGACGAGATCCTCAATCGTCTTCCCGCCGACCGGGCCTTCGAGCTCCGTCGACACCTCGCAGATGTCCGTCGCATGGGCTTCTCCATCGTCCGCCATCACGGCGCCACGTGGCTCGCGAGCCCCGTCTTCGATCAGAACGGCCGGGTTGAGGTCGCTCTCGCCATGCGCGTCGTGGGCGAACTCGGTGATCCGGCGGCTCTCGCTCTACGCTTGGTGGAGGCCGCTCGACAGGTCTCGCGTGACCTCGGCTGGCGCGGCGATCGTCGTCGCGACCGTGGTCGGGTGGGCCTTGACCAGGGAACGAGGCGGTACGCATGA
- a CDS encoding dipeptidase, with protein sequence MNELHAAVDRVLPSVRDDLERLVRIPSISSDPAHAEDVSASAEFVADRLRELGAEVELVAEGGFPAVIGRFPAPEGTPTVTLYAHHDVQPVGNPDEWTSGPFTPTERDDRLFGRGSADDKGGFGVHLAALRAFDGKPPVGVTVFVEGEEEIGSPSLARIFEKHGDKLACDVFVIADSGNWAQGEPAFTTTLRGMAEVYVEVATLDHGLHSGQFGGLVPDALLVLTRMLASLHYDDGSVAVDGLVETEAPDLDYPEERLRREAGMLDGVEFIGVGSAVQRMWTKPSITVIGIDTIPVDRASNTLIPSARAKISIRVAPGDNPQRAQALVADHLRRSSSFGAHVTVTPGEFGAPCAMPLEGRYAELAQQAFTEAWGVAPVEMGMGGSIPLAGAFQKLHPGALILASAVVDPSSRMHSTDESLHLGDFAKACRAEALFLQALADS encoded by the coding sequence ATGAACGAACTCCATGCCGCCGTTGACCGCGTGCTCCCGTCCGTCCGCGACGACCTGGAGCGACTGGTCAGGATCCCGTCGATCAGCTCCGACCCGGCGCACGCGGAGGACGTCTCGGCGAGCGCGGAGTTCGTCGCCGACCGGCTGCGCGAGCTGGGCGCCGAGGTCGAGCTCGTGGCCGAGGGCGGCTTTCCGGCGGTGATCGGGCGGTTCCCGGCGCCGGAGGGTACGCCCACGGTGACGCTCTATGCGCACCACGATGTGCAACCCGTCGGCAACCCCGACGAGTGGACGTCCGGGCCGTTCACGCCCACCGAGCGGGACGACAGGTTGTTCGGGCGCGGTTCGGCGGATGACAAGGGCGGCTTCGGCGTACATCTCGCTGCGCTGCGCGCCTTCGACGGCAAGCCCCCGGTCGGGGTCACCGTCTTCGTCGAGGGCGAGGAGGAGATCGGCTCGCCATCACTGGCAAGGATCTTCGAGAAGCACGGCGACAAGCTCGCCTGCGATGTCTTCGTCATCGCCGACTCGGGCAACTGGGCGCAGGGTGAGCCGGCGTTCACGACCACGCTGCGGGGCATGGCCGAGGTCTATGTCGAGGTCGCGACCCTCGACCATGGGCTGCACTCCGGACAGTTCGGTGGGCTCGTGCCCGACGCCCTCCTGGTCCTGACCCGGATGCTCGCCAGCCTGCACTACGACGACGGGTCGGTCGCGGTGGACGGCCTGGTGGAGACCGAGGCGCCGGACCTGGACTACCCGGAGGAGCGACTGCGGCGGGAGGCCGGCATGCTCGACGGGGTCGAGTTCATCGGCGTGGGGTCGGCGGTCCAGCGCATGTGGACCAAACCGTCGATCACCGTCATCGGCATCGACACCATCCCTGTCGATCGCGCCTCCAACACCCTGATCCCGTCGGCGCGGGCCAAGATCAGCATCCGCGTAGCCCCGGGCGACAACCCCCAGCGGGCGCAGGCCCTGGTGGCCGATCACCTGCGGAGGAGCTCGAGCTTCGGGGCCCATGTCACGGTGACGCCGGGGGAGTTCGGGGCACCATGTGCGATGCCGCTGGAGGGCCGGTATGCCGAGTTGGCCCAGCAGGCCTTCACCGAAGCCTGGGGCGTCGCGCCGGTCGAGATGGGCATGGGCGGATCGATCCCGCTGGCCGGGGCGTTCCAGAAGCTGCACCCGGGTGCACTGATCCTCGCCAGCGCCGTGGTGGATCCGTCGTCGCGGATGCACTCCACGGACGAGTCGCTGCATCTCGGCGACTTCGCCAAGGCCTGCCGGGCCGAGGCCCTGTTTCTGCAGGCACTCGCCGACAGCTGA
- a CDS encoding RidA family protein, with protein MRASFHVDGLSHGGQPIPNATRVGDIVVSGGIGGRSRTTGEMPEALADEVANCFANLEAVAEAAGISTEDIAKVTVYAVDRSVREHLNEHWLRLFPDEHSRPARHTLVQQLSGMRVQLEFLAVAQG; from the coding sequence ATGAGGGCCAGCTTTCACGTCGACGGACTGAGCCATGGCGGTCAGCCCATCCCCAACGCGACCCGCGTGGGTGACATCGTCGTGAGCGGCGGCATCGGCGGCCGCAGCCGGACCACCGGCGAAATGCCCGAGGCACTCGCCGACGAGGTCGCCAACTGCTTCGCCAATCTCGAAGCCGTCGCCGAGGCGGCCGGCATTTCCACCGAAGACATCGCCAAGGTCACCGTCTATGCGGTCGACCGCAGCGTGCGCGAACACCTCAACGAACACTGGCTGCGCCTCTTCCCCGACGAACACAGCCGCCCTGCCCGTCACACGCTGGTCCAGCAACTATCTGGCATGCGCGTCCAATTGGAATTTCTCGCCGTCGCCCAGGGCTGA
- a CDS encoding Rieske 2Fe-2S domain-containing protein, with translation MLSVADNELLTRTGPGTPMGDVFRRFWIPALLASEVGDPGSAPVRVSLLGEKLVAFRSPDGEVGLLEARCPHRHASLFWGRNEEDGIRCVYHGWKFGRDGQCLEMPAEPEDSSYRERVRAVAYPTREAAGVIWAYLGPEELKPEFPDFEFKDLPEGQFHASKRLQRCNYFQNIEGELDTAHVQFLHRTFGEHDFAPQHNFDAAENPTYTIEEHGSGILAIAQRHFPEGGNYWRITPFLMPAMTLVPSTGSHHTMTAAIPLDDENMWGFTITWQPDRPFDDEDWKRDLEGLTLHVNVDPETFIPERNRDNNFLIDRKKQMSLTDGNFTGIDGIRNQDLPVQEDQDGAICDRSTEHLGTTDRAIVAARRLMLRSAKALQKGTEPPQAQAAGAYRIHSFAGAGTEEQTWQELLAGNQPADGPLATF, from the coding sequence ATGTTGAGTGTTGCTGACAACGAACTGCTCACCCGGACCGGTCCGGGTACGCCCATGGGCGACGTCTTCCGGCGTTTCTGGATTCCGGCGCTGCTGGCCTCTGAGGTCGGGGATCCGGGCAGCGCACCCGTGCGGGTATCGCTGCTGGGGGAGAAGCTGGTCGCCTTCCGATCGCCGGATGGCGAGGTCGGTCTCCTGGAGGCGCGCTGCCCGCACCGGCATGCGTCGCTCTTCTGGGGCCGCAACGAGGAGGACGGCATCCGCTGCGTCTATCACGGCTGGAAGTTCGGCCGCGACGGCCAGTGCCTGGAGATGCCGGCCGAACCGGAGGATTCGTCCTATCGCGAGCGGGTTCGTGCGGTGGCGTACCCCACGCGCGAGGCAGCTGGCGTGATCTGGGCCTATCTCGGCCCGGAGGAGCTGAAGCCGGAGTTCCCCGACTTCGAGTTCAAGGACCTCCCCGAGGGGCAGTTCCACGCGTCGAAGCGCCTGCAGCGCTGCAACTATTTCCAGAACATCGAGGGCGAGCTCGACACCGCGCACGTGCAGTTCCTGCACCGCACGTTCGGTGAGCACGACTTCGCGCCGCAGCACAACTTCGATGCGGCGGAGAACCCGACCTACACGATCGAGGAGCACGGTTCGGGCATCCTCGCGATCGCGCAGCGGCACTTCCCCGAGGGCGGCAACTACTGGCGCATCACCCCGTTCCTGATGCCGGCGATGACGCTGGTGCCGTCGACGGGCAGCCACCACACGATGACCGCCGCCATTCCGCTCGACGACGAGAACATGTGGGGCTTCACCATCACCTGGCAGCCCGATCGCCCGTTCGACGACGAAGACTGGAAGCGTGACCTGGAGGGCCTCACCCTGCACGTCAACGTCGACCCGGAGACGTTCATCCCCGAGCGCAACCGCGACAACAACTTCCTGATCGACCGCAAGAAGCAGATGTCGCTCACCGACGGCAACTTCACCGGCATCGACGGCATCCGCAACCAGGACCTCCCCGTGCAGGAGGACCAGGACGGCGCGATCTGTGACCGCTCGACCGAGCACCTCGGGACCACCGACCGCGCGATCGTGGCCGCCCGCCGACTGATGCTGCGTTCGGCCAAGGCGCTGCAGAAGGGCACCGAGCCGCCGCAGGCGCAGGCCGCCGGGGCCTACCGGATCCACTCCTTCGCCGGTGCCGGCACCGAGGAGCAGACCTGGCAGGAACTCCTGGCCGGCAACCAGCCGGCGGATGGGCCCCTGGCCACCTTCTGA
- a CDS encoding 4-carboxy-4-hydroxy-2-oxoadipate aldolase/oxaloacetate decarboxylase encodes MTSTTSAPATTATVTDEQLARLAEIDVATLYEASGLDCAMEPEIRPVWPGAKIVGRALPLRTHPADNLPLHIALEHARPDDVLVVDGRQELCGYWGEVLAVAAQVRGVRGLVIDGGCRDVERMEEIEFPVFSRGVSVRRTGKNFRGRILEPLVVAGVAVAPGDAVVADPDGVVVIPADAVETTLAAADERLAKEAGFMERIRGGELTLDIYGFRNNG; translated from the coding sequence GTGACCTCCACGACAAGCGCCCCCGCCACGACGGCCACCGTCACCGACGAGCAGCTCGCGCGCCTGGCCGAGATCGACGTCGCCACGCTCTATGAGGCCTCCGGCCTGGACTGCGCCATGGAACCCGAGATCCGCCCGGTGTGGCCCGGCGCGAAGATCGTCGGCCGCGCCCTGCCGTTGCGGACCCATCCGGCCGACAACCTGCCCCTCCACATCGCGCTCGAGCATGCCCGGCCCGATGACGTCCTCGTCGTCGACGGGCGCCAGGAGCTGTGCGGCTACTGGGGCGAGGTGCTCGCCGTGGCCGCTCAGGTGCGCGGCGTACGCGGGCTCGTCATCGACGGCGGTTGCCGCGATGTGGAGCGCATGGAGGAGATCGAGTTCCCGGTGTTCTCGCGGGGCGTGAGCGTACGCCGGACCGGCAAGAACTTCCGTGGCCGGATCCTCGAGCCGCTCGTGGTGGCCGGCGTTGCCGTCGCCCCCGGTGACGCGGTCGTGGCCGATCCCGATGGCGTCGTCGTCATCCCCGCCGACGCGGTCGAGACCACCCTCGCCGCCGCCGACGAACGCCTGGCCAAGGAGGCCGGGTTCATGGAGCGCATCCGCGGCGGTGAGCTCACTCTCGACATCTATGGGTTCCGGAACAATGGCTGA
- a CDS encoding RraA family protein: MSDWSRFAELGTATVSDALDRLGLPGSAHGLAPLQTGQRMAGPAYTVRYVPVGDPKGTVGDFIDEIPPGGVAVLDNQGRTDCTIWGDIMTALAHKKGIAGSAIWGVCRDTRVALANGYPIYSASKFMRTGKDRVEVADTQVPVVLGDVQVRPGDIVVGDDDGVVVVPSHRAEEVLALSEEIGKVEDDILDAVLEGATIAEARSRFGYHTLQRKEEK; this comes from the coding sequence ATGTCCGACTGGAGCCGCTTCGCCGAACTCGGCACCGCGACCGTTTCCGATGCTCTCGACCGTCTCGGCCTGCCCGGCAGCGCCCACGGTCTCGCGCCCCTGCAGACCGGCCAGCGCATGGCCGGGCCGGCATACACCGTCCGCTATGTTCCCGTCGGCGATCCCAAGGGCACGGTCGGTGACTTCATCGACGAGATCCCGCCGGGCGGCGTGGCCGTGCTCGACAACCAGGGCCGCACCGACTGCACGATCTGGGGCGACATCATGACCGCGCTCGCCCACAAGAAGGGCATCGCGGGCAGCGCGATCTGGGGTGTCTGCCGCGATACCCGCGTGGCGCTCGCCAATGGCTATCCGATCTATTCGGCGTCGAAGTTCATGCGGACCGGCAAGGACCGCGTCGAGGTCGCGGACACGCAGGTGCCCGTCGTGCTCGGTGACGTCCAGGTGCGCCCGGGCGACATCGTCGTCGGCGATGACGACGGTGTCGTGGTCGTGCCGTCGCATCGCGCGGAGGAAGTGCTCGCCCTGTCTGAGGAGATCGGCAAGGTCGAGGACGACATCCTCGATGCGGTGCTCGAGGGCGCCACCATCGCCGAGGCCCGCTCCAGGTTCGGCTATCACACGCTGCAGCGCAAGGAGGAGAAGTGA
- a CDS encoding PDR/VanB family oxidoreductase, protein MADHDRFALRTVRIEQVRREADGVVSLELVDPSGADLPPWAPGAHVDIVLPSRLVRQYSLCGRPDDRSSYRIAILRDEHGKGGSREIHESVLVGKEVQIRGPRNHFKLGEADEYLFVAGGIGITPILTMIRQLDEQGYAYRLVYGGRSRGTMAFQKELDAIGGDVDYVPFDERGQLDLDEILDSVAPWTSVYACGPEGLLRAMEKACEARNLKLNVERFGTAPPPRTPAAAPTAVAAGDGLAATADATPADAAAAGTGDGSFTVELQTSGLVLDVPPDRTILDVVREHLPQVISSCEEGFCGACETPVISGEPDHRDAVLDEHEKEANETMMICISRCKGSKLVLDL, encoded by the coding sequence ATGGCTGATCACGATCGTTTTGCGCTGCGCACCGTCCGCATCGAGCAGGTGCGCCGGGAGGCCGACGGTGTCGTCTCCCTCGAACTCGTCGACCCCAGTGGGGCCGACCTGCCGCCGTGGGCGCCGGGCGCTCACGTCGACATCGTGCTGCCGTCGCGGCTGGTCCGCCAGTATTCGCTGTGCGGGCGACCCGATGATCGGTCGAGCTATCGCATCGCGATCCTGCGGGATGAACACGGCAAGGGTGGTTCGAGAGAGATCCACGAGAGCGTGCTCGTCGGCAAGGAAGTCCAGATCCGCGGCCCCCGCAACCACTTCAAGCTGGGGGAGGCCGACGAATATCTCTTCGTGGCCGGCGGCATCGGCATCACCCCGATCCTCACGATGATCCGGCAGCTCGACGAGCAGGGGTACGCCTATCGCCTCGTCTATGGCGGGCGCAGCCGCGGCACCATGGCGTTCCAGAAGGAGCTCGACGCCATCGGTGGCGACGTCGACTATGTGCCGTTCGACGAGCGCGGCCAGCTCGACCTCGACGAGATCCTCGATTCGGTGGCGCCCTGGACCTCGGTCTATGCCTGTGGTCCCGAGGGCCTGCTCCGCGCGATGGAGAAGGCCTGCGAGGCGCGCAACCTCAAGCTCAACGTCGAGCGCTTCGGCACGGCACCGCCCCCGCGTACGCCTGCGGCAGCCCCCACCGCGGTGGCCGCAGGGGACGGACTGGCCGCGACCGCGGACGCCACGCCTGCCGATGCTGCGGCGGCCGGCACGGGCGACGGGTCGTTCACGGTGGAGCTGCAGACCTCCGGGCTCGTCCTCGATGTCCCGCCCGACCGGACGATTCTCGATGTCGTGCGCGAGCACCTGCCCCAGGTCATCTCCTCGTGCGAGGAGGGCTTCTGTGGCGCGTGCGAGACCCCGGTCATCTCCGGTGAGCCCGATCACCGCGACGCCGTCCTCGACGAGCACGAGAAGGAAGCCAACGAGACCATGATGATCTGCATCAGCCGGTGCAAGGGCTCCAAGTTGGTCCTGGATCTCTGA